In the Gorilla gorilla gorilla isolate KB3781 chromosome 1, NHGRI_mGorGor1-v2.1_pri, whole genome shotgun sequence genome, TATGGGCTAAGGCAAAGGAAAACTAATTTCAGGGTAAAGAAGAAGTTTTCAAAAGGCATCTTTTCCACTTTCATGCTGTCAGGCCCAATGTCAGCTATCGCTGGGATTTCATAACTCAGGGAATTCCGCTCTGACAGCTGTAGTGGGTTCCCCATTGTTTAACTTCAGATTATCCTGATACAGCTTTGTGCTGTTCTGCAATTCATGAGCCACTAGGAGCCGTAAGTACTCTTTGGAGGGTTTTACAGGAAACAATGGAGAAACTGACTTGGCTGGCATCTGAAAGGCGCATGAGTCAGGAGGGTGAGTCTGAAGAAGAGAATTCTCAGGAGGAGAACTCTGAGccggaagaagaggaggaagaagaagcagAAGGAATGGAAAGCCTGGAGAAAGAGGATGAAATGACGGATGAAGCAGTTGGAGACTCTGCTGAGAAGCCTCCTTCTACTTTTGCCTCACCTGAGACTGCTCCAGAAGTGGAGACCAGCAGAACTCCACCAGGTGAGCTAGGCAAACCTATACTGAAGGACCATTCTCACTTAACCTCACTGTCTAGAGGACAGTGTGCAGGGTGGGTAGCTTATAAACCAGGTGGAGGATTTCCAGAGGAAAACTTCTGGATTTCTTCTGCAACCCCACTCCCCCAAAACACATTTAATGTGGTATCTTTGTGGAGAACAGATACTCagatattttgaaatggagtttttgctctttttttcttttttttttgagacggagtctcgctctgtcgcccaggctggagtgcagtggtgcaatctcggctcactgcaagctccgcctcctgggttcacgtcattctcctgcctcagcctctccgagtagctgggactacaggcgcccgccaccacgcccggctaatttttttgtatttttagtaaagacggggtttcaccgtggtctcaatctcctgacctcatgatccgcccgcctcggcctcccaaagtgctgggattacaagcgtgagccaccgcgcctggccggagtttttgcccttgttgcccagactagtgtGCAGTGTCATCGCAATCTCacctcaatgcaacctccacctccagggttcaagcaattctcctgcgtcagcctcctgagtagctgggattacaggcacacgccaccacgcccggctaaatttttttttgtatttttagtagagacgaggtttcatcatgttggctaggctggtctcgaactcctgacgtcaggtgatccaaccatctcggcctcccaaagtactgggattacaggtgtgaaccacagctgctggcctactcaaaaaatttttaaattgattctcATCCATTGCTAGATTTGTATTAGCTTcgttcactttatttatttatttatttatttatttatttatttcatttattttttgagacagagtcttgctctgtcacccaggctggagtgcaatggcacgatctcagctcactgcaacctccatctcccggacttaagcaattctcctgcctcagcctcccgagtagctgggattacaggagcccgccaccacgctcagttaatttttgttttgttttgttttgagacggagtttcactctcgttgcccaggctggagtgcagtggcgcaatcttggctctctgcaacctccacctcccagcttcaatagattctcctgcctcagcctcctgagtagctgggattacaggtgagagccaccacgcccggctaatttttgtatttctttagtagagacggggtttcaccatgttggccaggctggtctcaaactactgacctcagataatctgtccccctcggcctcccaaagtgctgggattacaggcgtaagccactgcacccagcctcattcacTTCCTTGTACTGGTTCTTAGCTCACCTGTCATGTGTGGGGCTAAGACCTATGTTTATTTCAGAAAACACTGCTTGTTCCTCATCAAGACATAGTCTCTCAAAAGCGCTACAGAAGCTACACTTGCTCTTTAGACTTCCTTTCTCAATATGAAGTAACTGATTATCTTGTTGTCATCCCAATTAAGGCAGTTACACTGCAGACTCTGCGTAGAGCTGACTTGACGGACTTAGTTCTCATACCATTTTCCCAACAACTTTTTCCTTGAATTGCTCCATAATATTGAATAGGATTTGGCTGGGGTGGTGCATGTGGTGGAATGGGAAGAGCACGGGTTGCAGGGACAGAGAAACAATCCTTTTCATGTGTGCTACAAATGAAAAGAGCATCAAATGAGAGAGCATCAAAGCTGCTGGAAAAGGCCAAAACAATCATAGAGCTTGCAACAAGTGGGGAAGTTGGGGTCTGGCCAGCAAGGACACCTCCAAGCTGCTGTTGCTGTATGATGAGGACATTCTTGAGCAAGACCCCCTCAGGGAGCAGAAGGACTTGGCTTTTGCCCAAGTTTATCTGACCGGGATAGGCAAATGTTGCTTCCTGTTACTGCCAGTTTCTATGAATGTGGCTGCTTCTTCAAGGgacatgtttaaaaaaataaagtctgttttTCAGGCTACACAAACAGCCTTTGTACGCCTCTGCTTTAGTTTTTCTGGCAAAAGATCTCTGTGAGAGAACCACAGGAGAATTAGAGTTCAATCATAAGTATGTTTATTGTTAGTACCCACCACTGAGAGGAGTTGGCTAGCTTGCCTCAGGTAAACAGCAAGGGAAGGGTCCCCTGAGAGCCTCCAA is a window encoding:
- the LOC129533367 gene encoding GON-4-like protein isoform X2; translated protein: MSSASEESVLSVPELQETMEKLTWLASERRMSQEGESEEENSQEENSEPEEEEEEEAEGMESLEKEDEMTDEAVGDSAEKPPSTFASPETAPEVETSRTPPACEATNPSIKKRPLIRRRLLASFLGTHSGFLQSK
- the LOC129533367 gene encoding GON-4-like protein isoform X3, whose product is MSSASEESVLSVPELQETMEKLTWLASERRMSQEGESEEENSQEENSEPEEEEEEEAEGMESLEKEDEMTDEAVGDSAEKPPSTFASPETAPEVETSRTPPE